One Ignavibacteriota bacterium DNA segment encodes these proteins:
- the nosD gene encoding nitrous oxide reductase family maturation protein NosD: MTALPPTAGTHPGRSAGIRRVCCRCFVAALLVGGVVQPLPAIGQSLISRIAAARPGDTVLVRGGVWEGDLVLDRRIALIGVGSPVIRGSGNGSTITITADSCTVAGFVIERCGRMLVHEDAGILVRSKGNRILRNRLRDILFGVYLFRGRGNTIDGNEITGRRHLDVGQRGSGIHVYDSPWNVIAGNTVTDVRDGIYIQNANHTHIERNNVHHVRYGLHYMYADSNTFLGNRFEDNAAGAAVMYSRGIVMRHNVFARNRAFSAFGVLLQDCHGLVADSNIVDDNAIGIFLENSRHGRFRHNIIARNDLALQMFQNADGNTFTENAFIDNLSPLVVVGKRTGSRWSDGGRGNYWSGYEGYDLDGDGVGDVPMRIQNVFHYLEGRNSAVRLFLYSPASQALAAASAAFPIMQLTEASDPHPLMDRERLFTGHAMGRNP, from the coding sequence ATGACGGCTCTTCCTCCCACGGCAGGAACACATCCGGGCCGGTCCGCGGGCATCCGCAGAGTATGCTGCAGGTGTTTCGTTGCCGCACTCCTGGTCGGGGGCGTGGTACAGCCCCTGCCGGCGATCGGGCAATCCTTGATCTCGCGGATCGCTGCTGCCCGTCCGGGAGACACGGTCCTTGTCCGCGGTGGCGTGTGGGAGGGCGATCTGGTCTTGGACCGGAGGATCGCGCTGATCGGTGTTGGGTCGCCCGTCATCCGGGGGAGCGGCAATGGGAGTACCATCACGATCACGGCGGACTCGTGTACCGTGGCGGGGTTCGTGATCGAGCGGTGCGGGCGCATGCTCGTGCATGAGGATGCCGGCATCCTCGTCCGTTCGAAAGGCAACCGGATCCTCCGGAACCGGCTCCGGGACATTCTCTTCGGGGTGTACCTCTTCCGGGGCAGGGGCAACACGATCGACGGGAATGAGATCACCGGCCGACGGCACCTCGATGTCGGCCAGCGGGGCAGCGGGATCCATGTGTACGACTCACCGTGGAACGTGATCGCGGGGAACACGGTCACCGATGTCCGTGATGGGATCTACATCCAGAATGCGAACCATACACACATCGAGCGGAACAATGTCCACCACGTGCGGTACGGCCTGCATTACATGTACGCCGACTCGAACACCTTCCTCGGGAACCGGTTCGAGGACAACGCCGCGGGAGCTGCGGTCATGTATAGCCGCGGCATTGTCATGCGGCACAATGTGTTCGCGCGGAACAGGGCCTTCTCTGCGTTCGGCGTTCTGCTGCAGGATTGTCACGGTCTGGTGGCGGACTCGAATATCGTCGATGACAATGCGATCGGGATCTTCCTGGAGAACTCACGGCATGGACGATTCCGGCACAACATCATTGCACGGAACGACCTGGCACTGCAGATGTTCCAGAACGCGGATGGGAATACCTTCACGGAGAATGCCTTCATCGACAACCTGAGTCCGCTGGTCGTGGTCGGCAAGCGCACCGGTTCGCGGTGGAGCGACGGCGGACGGGGGAACTACTGGAGCGGGTACGAGGGGTATGATCTCGATGGGGATGGCGTGGGCGACGTACCGATGCGGATACAGAACGTCTTTCATTATCTCGAAGGGAGGAACAGCGCGGTCCGGCTCTTCCTGTACAGTCCGGCCTCGCAGGCCCTTGCTGCAGCTTCCGCGGCCTTTCCGATCATGCAGCTGACGGAAGCGTCCGATCCGCATCCGCTCATGGATCGGGAACGCCTGTTCACGGGACATGCGATGGGGAGGAATCCGTGA
- a CDS encoding ABC transporter ATP-binding protein, whose protein sequence is MIEVSHLSKNFERTKAVRDVSFTVREGEVFAFLGPNGSGKSTTLKCIVGLSLPDRGSIRISGIDIRREPRAARQVISYLPQRVVFPDSLTAREILMFHARLRGVAPAVVDAVLEKARFVTGADRPVGGFSGGMTQRLGLAVVALPDASVLLLDEPTANLDPHGVRRFREFIVQQKEAGKTIVFSTHLLAEAEQLADRVGIFVGGRLVAEESVESLQALSRTAHSIEDLYLHYVGDEHDEA, encoded by the coding sequence GTGATCGAAGTGAGCCATCTCTCCAAGAATTTCGAACGGACGAAAGCCGTGCGGGATGTGTCGTTCACAGTCCGCGAAGGAGAGGTCTTTGCCTTTCTTGGTCCGAACGGGAGCGGGAAGAGCACCACGCTCAAGTGCATTGTGGGATTGTCGCTTCCGGACAGGGGAAGCATCCGGATCAGCGGCATCGATATCCGGCGTGAGCCCCGTGCTGCCCGGCAGGTGATCAGCTATCTTCCCCAGCGTGTGGTGTTCCCGGACTCGCTCACAGCACGGGAGATCCTGATGTTCCATGCGCGGCTCCGCGGTGTGGCGCCCGCTGTGGTGGACGCCGTTCTCGAAAAGGCGCGCTTCGTGACGGGGGCGGACCGGCCGGTCGGGGGGTTCTCCGGCGGCATGACGCAGCGCCTCGGGCTTGCGGTGGTGGCACTACCGGATGCCTCGGTCCTCCTGCTTGACGAGCCGACGGCCAATCTTGATCCGCATGGAGTGCGGCGGTTCCGGGAGTTCATCGTGCAGCAGAAAGAGGCGGGCAAGACGATCGTGTTCTCCACGCATCTGCTTGCCGAAGCGGAGCAGCTTGCGGACCGTGTCGGGATCTTTGTCGGGGGGCGGCTCGTCGCCGAAGAATCTGTGGAAAGCCTGCAAGCCTTGTCCCGCACCGCACACTCGATCGAGGACCTGTATCTTCACTATGTGGGAGACGAGCATGATGAAGCATAG
- a CDS encoding nitrous oxide reductase accessory protein NosL has product MMKHSLALFLVLTFIAAGCGGNEPRPVDIFPEDLCAGCRMAISDARFASEIIATDGTVHKYDDIGCLLHARQKMPAHEIAAIFVKDYETLAWVPYGRSTIVTAGIHTPMGSGRIAFASADRAAAFVKAHPPEEKTGENCEACTE; this is encoded by the coding sequence ATGATGAAGCATAGCCTGGCACTCTTCCTGGTGCTGACATTCATTGCTGCAGGGTGTGGTGGCAATGAGCCGCGGCCGGTGGACATCTTTCCCGAAGACCTGTGTGCGGGGTGCCGCATGGCGATCTCGGATGCACGGTTCGCATCGGAGATCATTGCGACCGATGGAACCGTCCACAAGTACGACGACATCGGCTGTCTGCTGCATGCAAGGCAGAAGATGCCGGCGCATGAGATCGCGGCCATCTTCGTGAAGGACTACGAGACCCTCGCATGGGTCCCGTACGGACGCAGCACGATCGTTACAGCCGGTATTCATACGCCCATGGGCTCGGGCCGGATCGCGTTCGCTTCGGCGGACCGTGCCGCGGCATTCGTGAAGGCACATCCACCCGAGGAGAAGACCGGTGAGAACTGCGAAGCGTGCACGGAGTGA
- a CDS encoding ABC transporter permease, which produces MRTAKRARSDAMTTSPIVLIAQRELTITVRNRWTVIMAAVFGVLMLVIAWAGVAAEGYDGMADFTRTSASMVNLVLYVVPLMALVLATLSFAGDRGTTELLFSQPVSRTEVMLGKIAGLFVAMGGAMVAGFIVSGGVILFQTGTEGIGGFIAFAVMTLLLGLIFLCVGALATMLAGRRPRSFGFAILLWFHFVLFYDLVVLGLASQLRGQSAVTALFLSLFGNPVDLVRVASLIVLDNETIFGATGAALLRFLGGPEVSMLVLVVAAMLWVGLPLLWARVVLRSQDI; this is translated from the coding sequence GTGAGAACTGCGAAGCGTGCACGGAGTGATGCGATGACCACGTCGCCCATCGTCCTCATCGCACAACGGGAGCTGACCATCACCGTCAGGAACCGGTGGACGGTGATCATGGCTGCGGTGTTCGGTGTGCTGATGCTGGTGATCGCCTGGGCCGGCGTCGCTGCCGAGGGGTATGATGGTATGGCCGATTTCACCCGCACCTCCGCGAGCATGGTGAACCTCGTGCTGTATGTGGTCCCGCTGATGGCACTCGTCCTGGCAACGCTCAGTTTTGCCGGTGATCGCGGGACGACGGAATTGCTGTTCTCGCAGCCTGTCTCACGGACGGAAGTGATGCTGGGAAAGATCGCCGGCCTCTTCGTAGCGATGGGAGGTGCGATGGTGGCCGGCTTCATCGTGTCCGGGGGCGTGATCCTATTCCAGACCGGCACGGAGGGCATCGGTGGCTTCATCGCCTTCGCGGTCATGACGTTGCTCCTCGGATTGATCTTCCTGTGTGTGGGAGCGCTTGCCACGATGCTGGCAGGCCGGCGTCCGCGCTCGTTCGGATTCGCCATCCTGCTCTGGTTCCACTTCGTGCTGTTCTATGACCTCGTGGTGCTCGGTCTGGCGTCGCAATTGCGCGGGCAGAGTGCGGTGACGGCGCTCTTCCTTTCCCTTTTCGGGAATCCGGTCGACCTTGTCCGTGTCGCTTCCTTGATCGTACTGGACAACGAAACGATCTTCGGCGCAACGGGGGCTGCGCTGTTGCGCTTCCTCGGTGGTCCGGAAGTGAGCATGCTCGTGCTCGTGGTGGCTGCCATGCTGTGGGTCGGCCTGCCTCTGCTCTGGGCCCGCGTCGTGCTGCGGTCACAGGACATCTGA
- a CDS encoding 4Fe-4S binding protein: MTPAGTHKWVPIVDDDLCTGCGACVEACGPRCLELVAGKALLVRPHDCGSEEHCIAPCQEDAIRMAWVPWEGDCARGRWKDAAV; encoded by the coding sequence ATGACACCGGCGGGTACCCACAAGTGGGTACCCATCGTGGATGACGATCTGTGCACCGGGTGCGGCGCATGTGTTGAGGCCTGCGGACCCCGGTGTCTGGAACTTGTCGCCGGTAAGGCGCTGCTTGTCCGGCCGCACGATTGCGGCAGCGAGGAACACTGCATTGCTCCGTGTCAGGAGGATGCGATCCGGATGGCGTGGGTGCCATGGGAGGGCGATTGCGCGCGCGGTAGATGGAAGGATGCAGCGGTCTGA
- a CDS encoding type 1 glutamine amidotransferase, with translation MRVHYLQHVSFEGPGAVDTWSRRTGLTVTWTRFHEAWELPDLRGLDLLVILGGPMSVNDGLAHPWLAQERAFIRRAIDAGTRVLGICLGAQLIASALGARVHPNSEKEIGWFPVAGVPSAGNAVYRFPPSFPAFHWHGETFDLPAGAVPLARSAACSQQAFQVGRRVIGLQFHLEATPEAVMDLVDHCAGDLTPSRFVQSREAILGTGDDVFRTLHAVMFDLLQYLIRD, from the coding sequence ATGCGTGTCCATTACCTGCAACATGTTTCATTCGAAGGGCCGGGGGCGGTCGACACCTGGAGCCGGCGGACCGGCTTGACCGTCACCTGGACCAGATTCCATGAAGCGTGGGAGTTGCCGGATCTCCGCGGGCTGGATCTTCTGGTGATCCTGGGTGGTCCGATGAGCGTGAACGACGGGCTGGCGCATCCATGGCTTGCGCAGGAGCGCGCATTCATTCGCCGTGCCATTGACGCTGGCACGAGGGTTCTCGGGATCTGTCTGGGGGCACAATTGATCGCGAGTGCTCTGGGTGCGCGGGTGCACCCGAACAGCGAGAAGGAGATCGGGTGGTTCCCGGTTGCCGGGGTCCCGTCTGCCGGCAATGCTGTCTACCGATTCCCACCGTCATTCCCCGCATTTCACTGGCACGGCGAGACGTTCGATCTACCTGCGGGGGCAGTGCCTCTCGCGCGGAGCGCGGCGTGCTCCCAACAGGCATTTCAGGTCGGCCGGCGCGTCATCGGTCTGCAGTTCCACCTCGAGGCCACACCCGAAGCGGTCATGGATCTGGTTGACCACTGTGCCGGGGATCTCACCCCATCGCGGTTCGTGCAATCGCGGGAGGCCATCCTCGGAACCGGTGACGATGTTTTTCGAACGTTGCATGCAGTGATGTTCGATCTGCTGCAGTATCTCATCCGCGATTGA